In Marivivens aquimaris, one genomic interval encodes:
- the ispG gene encoding flavodoxin-dependent (E)-4-hydroxy-3-methylbut-2-enyl-diphosphate synthase, translated as MSHNPIRPWRNIDRRKSRQIMVGNVPVGGDAPISVQTMTNTLTHDVKATLDQVMRAAEAGADIVRVSAPDVESSMALKEICRESPVPIVADIHFHYKRAIEAAENGAACLRINPGNIGDEKRVKEVIKAAKDHGCSIRIGVNAGSLERHLLDKYGEPTPDAMVESGLDHIKILQDNDFHEFKISCKASDVFMAAAAYQMLADATDAPIHLGITEAGGLMSGTIKSAIGMGNLLWMGIGDTLRVSLSADPVEEVKVGYEILKSLGLRHRGVNIISCPSCARQGFDVIKTVEILEDRLQHIKTPMSLSIIGCVVNGPGEALMTDVGFTGGGAGSGMVYLAGKQSHKLGNDGMIEHIVEQVEKKAAEIEAANASEAAE; from the coding sequence ATGTCGCACAATCCCATCCGTCCCTGGCGCAATATCGACCGCCGCAAGTCCCGCCAGATCATGGTTGGCAACGTGCCGGTGGGTGGCGACGCGCCGATCTCCGTGCAGACGATGACCAACACGCTCACCCACGACGTCAAAGCGACGCTGGATCAGGTGATGCGCGCTGCCGAAGCTGGCGCGGACATCGTGCGTGTCTCGGCACCCGACGTTGAATCGAGCATGGCGCTGAAAGAGATTTGCCGCGAAAGCCCCGTGCCGATCGTGGCGGACATCCACTTCCACTATAAGCGCGCCATCGAGGCGGCCGAGAACGGTGCCGCCTGCCTGCGCATCAACCCCGGAAACATCGGTGACGAGAAGCGCGTCAAAGAGGTCATCAAGGCCGCCAAGGACCACGGATGTTCGATCCGTATTGGTGTGAATGCGGGTTCGCTGGAGCGTCACCTGCTGGACAAATACGGCGAGCCGACCCCCGACGCGATGGTGGAAAGCGGCCTCGACCACATCAAGATCCTTCAGGACAACGACTTCCACGAATTCAAAATCAGCTGCAAAGCGTCGGACGTTTTCATGGCGGCTGCGGCCTACCAGATGCTCGCTGACGCGACCGACGCGCCGATCCACCTCGGGATTACCGAAGCGGGCGGTTTGATGTCGGGTACGATCAAGTCGGCTATCGGCATGGGCAATCTGCTGTGGATGGGCATCGGTGACACGCTGCGCGTCAGCCTCTCTGCCGATCCGGTCGAAGAGGTGAAGGTCGGCTACGAAATCCTCAAGTCCCTCGGCCTGCGCCACCGCGGCGTGAACATCATCTCCTGCCCGAGTTGTGCGCGTCAGGGCTTTGACGTGATCAAGACCGTCGAGATCCTTGAGGACCGCCTTCAGCACATCAAGACGCCGATGAGCCTTTCGATCATCGGTTGCGTCGTGAACGGTCCGGGTGAGGCACTAATGACCGACGTGGGCTTCACCGGCGGTGGTGCCGGGTCGGGCATGGTCTATCTGGCGGGCAAGCAGAGCCACAAGCTCGGCAATGACGGCATGATCGAACACATCGTGGAGC
- a CDS encoding helix-turn-helix domain-containing protein yields MIGKTFRRKPAVEETEVKGFDGFELRLGDLMRGERATMGKSLLDVQRELKIKAAYIAAIENADPSAFDTPGFIAGYVRSYARYLNMDPEQAFDKFCAESGFTTAHGMSPAASAKKPEREERSFKSSNDMFDSPSTPFIPAGEGMLSRIEPGAIGSVLVLAALICGLGYGGWTVLQEVQKVQFAPVENTPVVVADLDPLAGVAAERAGTSLDAGTSMAAFETPNNDTLDRMYRPQALDMPVLIARDGPISSLNPATMGTLAPEVEAEPVIADATEATTETLAPSGVQVTEPPAPQLAMVAVRPAWVRVTAANGTVIFEGIMNAGDTYEVPQTEEPATLRVGESGAMYFAINGTHYGPVGESGKVTSNLPLATDQLAQSLQVADLNADADLADFVRVAEAETTSQ; encoded by the coding sequence ATGATCGGGAAGACTTTCAGGCGGAAGCCGGCAGTCGAAGAGACTGAAGTCAAAGGGTTCGATGGTTTCGAACTGCGCTTGGGGGATCTCATGCGCGGCGAGCGTGCGACCATGGGCAAGAGCCTTTTGGACGTCCAGCGCGAACTCAAGATCAAAGCTGCCTACATTGCTGCAATCGAAAACGCCGACCCGTCGGCATTCGATACTCCGGGCTTCATTGCAGGTTACGTGCGTTCCTATGCGCGCTACCTCAACATGGACCCCGAGCAAGCCTTCGATAAATTCTGCGCCGAGAGCGGTTTCACCACCGCCCACGGCATGTCGCCCGCTGCATCGGCCAAAAAGCCGGAGCGCGAAGAGCGTAGCTTCAAGTCCAGCAACGATATGTTCGACTCGCCGTCGACCCCGTTCATTCCGGCGGGCGAGGGGATGCTGTCGCGTATCGAACCGGGTGCCATTGGCTCCGTTCTGGTGCTGGCTGCGCTGATCTGTGGTCTGGGCTACGGCGGTTGGACCGTCCTGCAAGAAGTGCAGAAGGTCCAGTTCGCACCCGTCGAAAACACGCCCGTCGTCGTTGCCGACCTCGACCCGCTCGCTGGCGTTGCCGCCGAACGCGCTGGCACCTCGCTTGACGCAGGCACGTCGATGGCTGCATTCGAGACGCCGAATAACGACACCCTCGACCGTATGTACCGTCCGCAGGCGCTCGATATGCCTGTGCTGATTGCGCGCGACGGTCCGATTTCCTCGCTTAATCCGGCAACCATGGGCACCTTGGCGCCCGAGGTCGAAGCCGAGCCCGTCATTGCCGACGCGACCGAGGCGACCACCGAAACCCTCGCGCCGAGTGGCGTTCAGGTGACAGAGCCGCCCGCACCGCAGCTCGCGATGGTTGCTGTCCGTCCGGCTTGGGTCCGCGTGACCGCCGCTAACGGCACCGTCATTTTCGAAGGCATCATGAATGCTGGCGACACCTATGAGGTGCCGCAGACCGAAGAGCCCGCGACGCTCCGCGTCGGCGAGTCCGGTGCGATGTATTTTGCGATCAACGGCACGCACTACGGTCCGGTTGGCGAAAGCGGTAAGGTCACATCGAACCTCCCGCTGGCGACCGATCAGCTTGCGCAATCGCTTCAGGTCGCTGATCTGAACGCCGATGCCGACCTCGCGGACTTCGTTCGTGTGGCCGAGGCAGAGACTACGTCACAATAA
- the hemA gene encoding 5-aminolevulinate synthase, translated as MNYEAQLDSAIGKLHEEGRYRTFIDIERQKGQFPHAVWRKEDGSEQPITVWCGNDYLGMGQHPVVLAAMHEALDATGAGSGGTRNISGTTVYHKRLEAELADLHQKEAALLFTSAYIANDATLSTLPKLFPGLIIYSDELNHASMIEGIRRNGGAKRIFKHNDLADLRAKLEADDPAAPKLIAFESVYSMDGDFGPIKELCDLADEFGALTYLDEVHAVGMYGPRGGGVAERDGLLDRIDIINGTLGKAFGVHGGYIAASAKMCDAVRSYAPGFIFTTSIPPAVAAGAAASVAHLKQDQALRDLHQERAKVLKLRLKGLGLPIIDHGSHIIPVVVGDPVHTKKLSDMLLQEFGIYVQPINFPTVPRGTERLRFTPSPVHGPQEIDHLVGAMDNLWSHCALNRAEMAG; from the coding sequence TTGAACTACGAAGCCCAACTCGATTCCGCTATTGGTAAACTCCATGAGGAAGGTCGGTATCGTACATTCATCGATATCGAGCGCCAGAAGGGCCAGTTCCCGCACGCCGTGTGGCGCAAGGAAGACGGAAGCGAGCAGCCGATCACCGTGTGGTGCGGCAACGACTATCTGGGCATGGGCCAGCATCCCGTCGTTCTGGCGGCGATGCACGAAGCGCTGGACGCGACCGGTGCAGGTTCGGGCGGTACGCGCAACATCTCGGGCACGACGGTTTACCACAAGCGCCTCGAGGCAGAGCTGGCCGATCTTCACCAGAAAGAAGCCGCGCTGCTCTTCACCAGTGCTTACATCGCCAACGACGCGACCCTTTCGACGCTCCCCAAGCTGTTCCCCGGCCTCATCATCTACTCCGATGAGCTGAACCACGCGTCGATGATCGAAGGTATCCGCCGCAACGGTGGTGCCAAGCGCATCTTCAAGCACAACGATCTGGCCGACCTGCGCGCCAAGCTCGAAGCGGACGATCCCGCCGCACCGAAGCTGATCGCGTTCGAGTCCGTCTATTCGATGGATGGCGATTTCGGCCCGATCAAGGAACTGTGCGACCTTGCCGACGAATTCGGTGCGCTGACTTACCTTGATGAAGTGCACGCCGTCGGCATGTACGGCCCGCGCGGTGGCGGCGTTGCTGAACGTGACGGTCTGCTGGACCGCATCGACATCATCAACGGCACCCTTGGTAAAGCGTTCGGCGTTCACGGCGGCTATATCGCTGCGTCGGCTAAGATGTGTGACGCTGTGCGCTCTTATGCGCCCGGCTTTATCTTTACCACGTCGATCCCGCCGGCCGTTGCTGCAGGTGCAGCAGCGTCGGTGGCGCATCTCAAGCAGGATCAGGCCCTGCGTGACCTCCATCAGGAGCGCGCGAAAGTCCTGAAACTCCGCCTCAAGGGCCTCGGTCTGCCGATCATCGACCACGGTTCGCACATTATTCCCGTCGTCGTCGGTGATCCGGTCCACACCAAAAAGTTGTCGGACATGCTGCTTCAGGAGTTCGGAATCTACGTCCAGCCGATCAACTTTCCGACAGTTCCCCGTGGGACGGAGCGTCTTCGTTTCACTCCGTCGCCGGTGCACGGACCACAAGAAATTGACCACCTCGTAGGCGCTATGGACAATCTGTGGTCCCATTGTGCGCTAAATCGTGCCGAAATGGCGGGGTAA
- a CDS encoding M20/M25/M40 family metallo-hydrolase yields the protein MSLTPVLTRIDSDLDGALDRLMELLRIPSISTDPAYKQECAKAADWLVEDLKSIGFEASSRPTPGHPMVVAQGGEGGTHVLFYGHYDVQPADPLELWNRDPFDPAIEDTANGKVIRARGSSDDKGQLMTFVEACRAWVAEHGKLPCKITIFFEGEEESGSPSLIPFLKEHADELKADVALICDTDLFDYDTPAITTMLRGLLGQEVTITGPSKDLHSGMYGGPAINPIRVLTKICANMHDENGRITVPNFYDGVPELSDDLLSQWDALGFDAEGFLKEVGLDTPAGEKDKSVLEQIWARPTAEFNGITGGYTGDGFKTVLPSQASAKISFRLVGTQDPLKIRENFQNWVKEQLPPDCSVTFKDHGAGPASVMATSNPAFEKARLALTDEWPNAAAFTGSGGSIPVAGYFKTILDMDAMLIGFALEDDSIHSPNEKYDVRSFHKGIRSWARILSELSA from the coding sequence ATGTCCCTTACTCCAGTTCTCACCCGTATCGACTCGGACCTCGACGGTGCGTTGGACCGTCTAATGGAATTGCTCCGTATTCCATCAATCAGCACCGACCCTGCCTACAAGCAGGAATGTGCAAAAGCGGCCGACTGGCTGGTCGAGGATCTCAAGTCCATCGGCTTTGAAGCATCCTCCCGCCCTACCCCCGGTCACCCGATGGTCGTCGCACAAGGCGGCGAAGGCGGCACGCATGTGCTGTTCTACGGTCACTACGATGTGCAACCCGCCGATCCGCTGGAGCTGTGGAACCGTGACCCGTTCGACCCTGCCATCGAGGACACCGCAAACGGTAAGGTGATCCGCGCCCGTGGTTCGTCTGACGACAAAGGCCAGCTGATGACCTTCGTCGAAGCCTGCCGCGCTTGGGTTGCCGAGCATGGCAAGCTGCCCTGTAAGATCACCATCTTCTTTGAAGGCGAAGAAGAATCCGGCTCGCCTTCGCTGATCCCGTTCCTCAAAGAACACGCCGACGAGCTGAAGGCCGACGTCGCGCTGATCTGTGACACTGACCTGTTCGACTACGACACGCCTGCGATCACCACGATGCTACGCGGTCTGCTCGGTCAGGAAGTCACGATCACTGGCCCGTCCAAGGACCTGCACTCCGGAATGTACGGCGGCCCCGCGATCAACCCGATCCGTGTGCTGACCAAAATCTGCGCCAACATGCACGACGAAAACGGCCGCATCACAGTGCCCAATTTCTACGACGGCGTGCCTGAGCTTTCTGACGACCTGCTCAGCCAGTGGGACGCACTCGGCTTCGACGCCGAAGGCTTCCTGAAAGAGGTCGGCCTCGACACCCCCGCAGGCGAGAAAGACAAGTCAGTTCTCGAGCAGATCTGGGCCCGCCCGACGGCCGAGTTCAACGGCATCACCGGCGGCTACACCGGCGACGGGTTTAAGACCGTTCTGCCATCGCAGGCATCGGCCAAGATCAGCTTCCGCCTCGTCGGCACGCAGGACCCGCTGAAAATTCGCGAAAACTTCCAGAACTGGGTCAAAGAGCAGCTTCCGCCGGATTGCTCGGTCACGTTCAAGGATCACGGCGCAGGTCCGGCGTCTGTCATGGCGACCAGCAACCCCGCCTTCGAAAAGGCCCGCCTCGCGCTGACCGACGAATGGCCGAACGCTGCCGCCTTCACGGGCTCCGGCGGCTCGATCCCCGTGGCGGGCTACTTCAAAACCATCCTCGACATGGACGCCATGCTGATCGGCTTCGCGCTGGAGGACGACTCAATCCACTCGCCGAACGAAAAATACGACGTGCGGAGCTTCCACAAAGGCATCCGCAGCTGGGCGCGCATCCTGTCGGAACTCAGCGCCTGA
- a CDS encoding FGGY-family carbohydrate kinase → MNEYIIGLDYGSASARGVLLDIATGQEVASHVHNYRHGTLTKSLPDGTLLPRSWALQVADDYLEAARDILGRIGNGKRVRSIGFGFTASSPLPCRADGTPLHRIAPNAPHAYVKLWKHGAAQPQSERISAMGGAWLDNFNGKVSGEWLMAKAAQIAEEAPEIWAVTDKFIEGGDWLVWQLTGVEARGLGFAAYKAQFQDGHGYPDVGIPDMASRLSDPLPVGTPAGDLTDEWLADTGIIGSCTVAVAVIDSHVVLPAVGAVQAGTFVAALGTSAGVMMLDDQPPRLPKGIEGVAFNGALRDLWCYEAGQASFGDTLAWFVDAFPNGSTPAESFANYEAEARQVPAGANRLLALDWWNGNRVPHARSDLSGMILGLNMQTTAVEVYRALIEALCYGMRLMHDLFAEGGFAIDKVIMTSGLASRNALLIQTMADVLGREIIVPKIANATAVGAAIHGAFATGMVANYADGAARFGARGSRRVVPDMAAHATYEQLFESYRTLVGDRVLQDTMRKLQEL, encoded by the coding sequence ATGAACGAGTACATTATCGGCCTCGATTACGGCTCCGCCTCAGCGCGCGGCGTTCTGCTGGACATCGCTACAGGCCAAGAGGTCGCGTCCCACGTTCACAACTATCGCCACGGTACGCTGACGAAGAGCTTGCCCGATGGCACGCTGCTGCCGCGCAGTTGGGCGCTTCAAGTGGCCGACGATTATCTGGAGGCGGCCCGCGATATCCTCGGACGTATCGGCAACGGCAAGCGTGTGCGCAGCATCGGCTTTGGGTTCACGGCCAGTTCGCCGTTACCCTGCCGCGCCGACGGCACGCCGCTTCATCGCATCGCGCCAAACGCGCCCCATGCGTATGTCAAGCTCTGGAAACATGGCGCCGCGCAGCCGCAGTCCGAACGGATCAGCGCGATGGGCGGCGCGTGGCTCGACAACTTCAACGGCAAGGTGTCGGGCGAATGGCTGATGGCGAAGGCCGCGCAGATTGCCGAGGAAGCGCCCGAGATCTGGGCCGTGACCGACAAATTCATCGAAGGCGGTGACTGGCTGGTCTGGCAACTGACCGGCGTGGAAGCGCGGGGACTCGGCTTCGCCGCCTACAAAGCGCAATTCCAAGATGGCCACGGCTATCCTGATGTCGGCATCCCTGACATGGCCTCGCGCCTCAGCGATCCCCTGCCCGTCGGCACTCCTGCCGGAGACCTTACTGATGAATGGCTGGCTGACACCGGCATCATCGGCTCGTGCACTGTCGCCGTCGCCGTCATCGACTCCCACGTCGTGTTGCCAGCAGTCGGAGCGGTGCAGGCAGGCACATTTGTTGCGGCACTCGGGACCTCCGCTGGCGTGATGATGCTCGACGATCAGCCCCCACGCCTGCCGAAAGGCATTGAGGGCGTGGCCTTCAACGGCGCGTTACGTGACCTCTGGTGCTACGAGGCCGGTCAGGCGAGTTTCGGTGACACGCTGGCGTGGTTCGTCGACGCCTTTCCGAACGGCAGCACGCCAGCCGAGAGCTTCGCCAATTACGAGGCAGAAGCGCGCCAGGTCCCTGCGGGCGCGAACCGCTTGCTGGCGCTTGACTGGTGGAACGGGAACCGCGTGCCGCATGCCCGTTCGGACCTGAGCGGCATGATCCTCGGGCTGAACATGCAGACGACCGCAGTCGAGGTGTACCGCGCATTGATCGAGGCACTTTGCTACGGGATGCGCCTGATGCACGACCTCTTTGCGGAGGGCGGCTTCGCCATAGACAAAGTCATCATGACCAGCGGCTTGGCGTCGCGAAACGCTCTGCTGATCCAGACGATGGCCGACGTTTTGGGCCGCGAGATCATCGTGCCGAAAATCGCCAACGCCACCGCAGTCGGCGCGGCTATCCACGGCGCTTTCGCAACGGGGATGGTGGCCAATTACGCTGATGGTGCTGCCCGTTTTGGTGCGCGCGGCAGCCGCAGGGTCGTGCCCGACATGGCCGCCCACGCGACCTACGAGCAGCTTTTCGAGAGCTACCGCACGCTGGTCGGCGATAGAGTGCTTCAGGATACCATGCGCAAACTGCAGGAGCTTTGA
- a CDS encoding LamB/YcsF family protein, translated as MVLTVDLNADMGEGIGQDALLLDVVTSANICCGLHAGSPQVMADTMKAAMKRGVGIGAHPGFDDRANFGRTRMALGADDLASLIRYQVGAAKAVAEGLGTRLDHLKLHGAMANMATEDVEFAETAFRAALQVAPEMKLMVIAATAQQTAAENLGVPFIGEIFADRAYNDDATLVDRKLDGAVIHDPEFASKRVLAMLEAGAIISASGKHIPTRIDTVCLHGDTTEALEMARTLRTRLTKASVTIQRAK; from the coding sequence ATGGTTCTGACAGTCGATCTGAATGCGGACATGGGCGAGGGCATAGGGCAGGACGCGTTGCTTCTCGACGTGGTGACCTCGGCCAATATTTGCTGCGGTTTGCATGCGGGTTCCCCGCAAGTCATGGCAGACACCATGAAGGCCGCGATGAAGCGCGGCGTGGGCATCGGTGCCCACCCAGGCTTTGACGATCGCGCCAATTTTGGCCGTACCCGCATGGCGCTCGGGGCCGATGATCTGGCTTCGCTCATTCGCTATCAAGTCGGTGCTGCGAAAGCGGTTGCCGAAGGGCTCGGCACGCGGCTCGATCACTTGAAACTGCACGGCGCGATGGCGAATATGGCGACCGAAGACGTCGAATTCGCGGAGACCGCTTTCCGCGCCGCCCTTCAGGTCGCGCCCGAGATGAAACTGATGGTCATCGCCGCAACGGCCCAGCAGACAGCGGCGGAAAACCTTGGCGTGCCGTTTATCGGAGAGATTTTTGCGGACCGCGCCTATAACGACGACGCAACGCTCGTAGATCGCAAACTGGACGGCGCCGTGATCCACGACCCCGAATTTGCTTCCAAACGGGTGCTTGCGATGTTGGAGGCGGGGGCGATCATCTCTGCATCCGGCAAGCATATCCCGACCCGCATCGACACAGTTTGCCTGCATGGGGACACCACCGAAGCGCTGGAAATGGCACGCACCCTGCGCACCCGTCTCACCAAGGCTAGCGTCACCATTCAGCGCGCGAAGTAG
- a CDS encoding 5-oxoprolinase subunit C family protein: MIVEVLKAGPGVTIQDQGRAGLIAQGLSRGGAVDRLALLVAEALLKRRVSVIELAGAGASFRVGQACRIALTGAHRKANADGNPLRWNASHNLTAGTVLTITAGQGYAYVAFDAALDRPEVIGSQSAHLKGGIGGHLEPCELHFTDARIGTSDLLDVADRTDGGTVRFMAGPQTDAFSEEALAAFTNQTFTKSARSNRQGAGLDGTVALDAGQLSRISDFITEGDIQITGNGAPFVLLAECQTIGGYPRIGTVLPCDIPIVAQAKPGAALRFELVSTDEAEALWQSDVQQVAALRSKISPLLRDPATMHDLLSYQLVSGFIRGDEEWF; encoded by the coding sequence ATGATCGTCGAAGTGCTCAAGGCCGGTCCGGGTGTGACCATTCAGGACCAAGGCCGCGCGGGGCTGATCGCGCAAGGTTTGTCCCGTGGCGGCGCGGTGGACCGGCTAGCCCTGCTGGTGGCAGAAGCACTGCTGAAGCGCCGCGTTTCGGTGATTGAACTGGCTGGGGCGGGTGCCTCTTTCCGCGTTGGTCAGGCGTGCCGGATCGCGCTGACTGGTGCGCATCGAAAGGCCAATGCCGACGGGAACCCGCTGCGTTGGAACGCCAGCCATAATCTGACCGCTGGGACGGTGCTTACCATCACTGCGGGGCAGGGATATGCCTATGTTGCGTTCGACGCGGCGCTCGATAGGCCCGAAGTAATCGGCAGCCAATCGGCCCATTTGAAGGGCGGGATCGGCGGCCATCTCGAACCTTGCGAACTGCATTTCACCGACGCCCGCATCGGAACGTCCGATCTGCTCGACGTGGCCGACCGCACGGACGGTGGCACGGTCCGCTTCATGGCGGGGCCGCAGACCGACGCCTTTAGCGAAGAGGCACTTGCGGCCTTCACCAACCAAACCTTCACCAAATCCGCGCGGAGCAATCGGCAGGGTGCTGGCCTTGATGGGACTGTCGCGCTGGATGCCGGTCAGCTCAGCCGCATCTCTGATTTTATCACCGAAGGTGACATCCAGATCACCGGCAACGGCGCGCCTTTCGTGTTGCTGGCAGAATGTCAGACGATCGGCGGTTACCCCCGCATCGGAACGGTGCTGCCCTGCGATATTCCCATCGTTGCGCAAGCAAAACCGGGTGCCGCGTTGCGGTTCGAACTGGTCTCGACCGACGAGGCCGAGGCGCTCTGGCAATCCGACGTGCAGCAGGTCGCGGCGCTTCGCAGTAAGATCAGTCCGCTATTGCGTGACCCGGCGACGATGCACGATCTGTTGTCGTATCAGCTGGTGAGCGGTTTTATCCGAGGGGACGAAGAATGGTTCTGA
- a CDS encoding 5-oxoprolinase subunit B family protein produces MNTPRIFPQGVDGLLIRFGDVLDDETNARALQFANVAAGLDGVLEAAGGLTSVYVRFDPLVGRASVEQAVNAALATEGQAEVQPSRLWTVPCCFAADHAPQLAEASELAGVTPDVAVTELCAEPVRVMAIGFAPGQPYLGLLPDHWNIPRQTNLTAEVPQGALTVAVRQLVLFANPSPTGWRQVGRTGFRCFDMRRPEAFALKPGDLMQFEAVSAVEFEGLLNAPMGGAVLS; encoded by the coding sequence TTGAATACTCCCCGCATATTTCCACAAGGCGTTGACGGGCTTCTGATCCGTTTCGGCGATGTGTTGGACGACGAGACCAACGCGCGCGCGCTGCAATTCGCGAATGTGGCGGCGGGACTTGATGGTGTGCTGGAGGCGGCCGGCGGGCTGACATCTGTCTATGTGCGTTTCGACCCGTTGGTCGGGCGCGCGTCGGTGGAGCAGGCGGTGAATGCGGCACTGGCGACCGAAGGGCAGGCTGAGGTGCAGCCCTCGCGTCTGTGGACGGTGCCTTGCTGTTTTGCTGCGGACCACGCACCCCAGTTGGCGGAAGCGTCGGAGCTCGCGGGCGTGACGCCCGATGTCGCGGTGACCGAACTTTGCGCCGAGCCTGTGCGCGTGATGGCGATCGGGTTTGCACCCGGGCAGCCTTATCTGGGGCTACTGCCGGATCACTGGAACATCCCGCGCCAGACCAACCTCACAGCCGAAGTGCCCCAAGGCGCGCTGACCGTCGCCGTGCGGCAATTGGTGCTTTTCGCCAATCCGTCGCCGACTGGTTGGAGGCAGGTCGGGCGGACAGGTTTCCGATGTTTCGACATGAGGCGGCCCGAAGCCTTCGCGTTGAAACCCGGCGACCTGATGCAGTTCGAGGCGGTCTCGGCGGTCGAATTTGAGGGCCTTCTGAATGCCCCGATGGGCGGGGCCGTTCTGTCATGA
- a CDS encoding Lrp/AsnC family transcriptional regulator — MNDRVAELDAFDRKILDIVAVEGRISVTELSRRIGLSKSPTQARLKRLEDTGMIRGYRALFDPIRLGRDHVAFVEVKLTDTREAALAAFNEAIMKIPEIEQCHLIAGQFDYLLKVRTSSMTAYRLVLAEKISTLPFLANTSTYVAMQAVKEEGVSAAVTEATI; from the coding sequence GTGAACGATCGCGTGGCCGAACTTGATGCGTTTGACCGGAAAATTCTTGATATCGTTGCTGTCGAAGGGCGCATCAGTGTCACCGAACTTTCCCGCCGGATCGGCCTGTCGAAGTCACCGACACAAGCGCGTCTGAAGCGCCTCGAAGATACGGGCATGATCCGTGGCTACCGCGCGCTTTTCGATCCGATCCGCCTCGGCCGCGACCATGTTGCCTTTGTAGAGGTCAAGCTGACTGATACCCGCGAGGCTGCGCTGGCGGCTTTCAACGAAGCGATCATGAAGATCCCCGAGATCGAGCAATGCCACCTCATCGCGGGCCAATTCGACTATCTTCTCAAGGTGCGCACATCGAGCATGACCGCCTATCGCCTCGTTCTGGCAGAGAAAATCTCGACCCTTCCGTTCCTCGCCAACACCTCGACCTACGTGGCGATGCAGGCGGTCAAGGAAGAAGGTGTGTCCGCCGCCGTCACCGAAGCAACCATCTAA
- a CDS encoding inositol monophosphatase family protein: protein MAQSANMNVMIKTARKVGRGLLKDFTEVEQLQVSSKGPADFVTRADRRAEETIREELMAARPSYGFLGEEGGEIEGEDPTRRWIVDPLDGTTNFLHGLPQWAVSIALEHKGQIIAGVVYDPVKDELFHAEKGGGAWMNESRLRVSARHRLIDCIFATGLPFAGSTDLPQTLKDLSQLLPATAGVRRFGAASLDLCYVAAGRFDGFWERRLNAWDIAAGLVIAREAGAFIEPIRTEAKDVFEDRSLIVANEGVFPSLAKVIRNAAA from the coding sequence ATGGCTCAAAGTGCGAACATGAACGTGATGATCAAGACTGCCCGCAAGGTCGGTCGTGGATTGCTCAAGGACTTCACCGAAGTCGAGCAGCTTCAGGTCAGTTCCAAAGGTCCGGCGGACTTCGTCACCCGTGCCGACCGCCGCGCCGAAGAGACCATCCGCGAAGAGCTGATGGCGGCCCGTCCGAGCTACGGTTTCCTTGGTGAAGAGGGCGGCGAGATCGAGGGCGAAGACCCGACCCGCCGCTGGATCGTCGACCCGCTCGACGGCACCACCAACTTCCTTCACGGTCTGCCGCAATGGGCTGTCTCGATCGCGCTCGAACACAAGGGTCAGATCATCGCGGGCGTCGTTTATGACCCCGTGAAGGACGAACTGTTCCACGCTGAAAAGGGCGGCGGTGCATGGATGAACGAAAGCCGTCTGCGCGTTTCGGCCCGTCACCGTCTGATCGACTGCATCTTCGCGACCGGTCTGCCGTTCGCCGGTAGCACCGACCTGCCGCAGACCCTCAAAGACCTGTCGCAGCTTCTGCCCGCCACCGCCGGCGTCCGCCGTTTTGGTGCTGCCTCGCTCGATCTGTGCTATGTGGCTGCTGGCCGCTTTGACGGTTTCTGGGAACGCCGCCTGAACGCTTGGGACATCGCTGCCGGTCTGGTCATCGCACGCGAAGCCGGTGCCTTCATTGAGCCGATCCGTACCGAAGCAAAAGACGTGTTCGAAGACCGTTCGCTGATCGTCGCCAACGAAGGCGTTTTCCCGTCTCTGGCGAAAGTGATCCGCAACGCGGCTGCCTGA